One genomic segment of Erysipelotrichaceae bacterium 66202529 includes these proteins:
- the guaA gene encoding glutamine-hydrolyzing GMP synthase: MADKIIVLDFGSQYNQLIARRIREFGVYSELHPHTMTLEEILALKDVKGIIFSGGPNSVYDEEAFKCDPAIFESGIPVLGICYGMQMTHFMNGGSVKACEAKEYGRTEITVETDSPIFKGLPEKQIVWMSHGDQVDTLADGFVKDAYSDTCTFAATSNTEKNIYTLQFHPEVRHSEYGNEILKNFVFEVCKAKNDWSMHSFIDMEIEKIRKTVGTDKVLLGLSGGVDSSVVAALLHKAIGDQLICMFIDHGLLRKGEAESVMETFGREMNINLVKIDAKERFLSKLAGVSDPEKKRKIIGNEFVYTFDEEVKKLTSGEDIKWLAQGTLYTDVIESGTKTAQTIKSHHNVGGLPEDMQFQLIEPLNTLFKDEVRALGTELGLPDEMVWRQPFPGPGLGIRVLGDITEEKLEIVRDSDLILREEVAKAGLQKEVWQYFTCLTNMRSVGVMGDQRTYDYAVAIRAVTSIDGMTADWAKIPYEVLDVISNRIVNEVKHVNRVVYDITSKPPGTIEFE, translated from the coding sequence ATGGCTGATAAGATTATCGTACTTGACTTTGGAAGTCAGTATAACCAGCTAATAGCACGGCGTATTCGTGAGTTTGGTGTTTATTCTGAATTGCACCCGCATACGATGACACTGGAAGAAATTCTGGCACTGAAAGATGTCAAGGGAATCATTTTCTCTGGCGGGCCAAACAGTGTATATGATGAGGAAGCATTCAAATGCGATCCTGCAATTTTTGAATCCGGAATTCCTGTTCTTGGCATCTGTTATGGTATGCAGATGACACATTTTATGAATGGCGGAAGTGTGAAGGCATGTGAAGCAAAGGAATACGGAAGAACAGAGATCACGGTTGAAACAGATTCGCCGATATTCAAAGGACTGCCGGAAAAGCAGATCGTCTGGATGAGTCATGGGGATCAGGTGGATACATTGGCTGATGGCTTTGTTAAGGATGCATACAGTGATACCTGTACATTTGCGGCTACAAGCAATACAGAGAAGAATATTTATACGCTGCAGTTCCATCCGGAGGTGCGCCATTCTGAGTATGGAAATGAGATTTTGAAAAATTTTGTATTTGAGGTTTGCAAGGCAAAGAATGACTGGTCTATGCATAGCTTCATTGATATGGAGATTGAGAAAATCCGCAAGACTGTTGGTACGGACAAGGTGCTGCTGGGATTGAGCGGAGGCGTGGATTCCTCTGTTGTTGCGGCATTGCTGCATAAGGCGATTGGGGATCAGCTGATTTGTATGTTTATTGATCACGGCTTGCTGCGCAAAGGCGAGGCGGAAAGCGTTATGGAGACATTCGGACGCGAGATGAATATCAATCTGGTGAAAATCGATGCAAAGGAGCGTTTCCTGAGTAAGCTGGCTGGTGTGAGTGATCCGGAGAAGAAGCGTAAAATCATTGGGAATGAGTTTGTGTATACCTTTGATGAGGAAGTGAAAAAGCTGACATCAGGTGAGGATATCAAATGGCTGGCACAAGGAACTCTGTATACGGATGTAATTGAGTCAGGGACTAAGACTGCGCAGACAATTAAGTCACATCACAATGTAGGCGGGTTGCCTGAGGATATGCAGTTTCAGCTAATTGAGCCATTGAATACGTTATTTAAGGACGAGGTTCGTGCATTGGGGACGGAGTTGGGATTGCCTGATGAGATGGTATGGCGGCAGCCGTTTCCAGGACCTGGATTGGGTATCCGTGTGCTGGGCGATATTACAGAGGAAAAGCTGGAAATTGTTCGGGATTCTGATCTGATTTTGCGTGAGGAAGTTGCGAAGGCTGGATTGCAGAAGGAGGTTTGGCAGTATTTTACATGTCTGACGAATATGCGTTCCGTTGGTGTTATGGGGGATCAGCGTACATATGATTATGCGGTGGCTATCCGTGCGGTGACTTCGATTGACGGCATGACGGCGGATTGGGCGAAGATTCCGTATGAGGTGCTGGATGTAATCAGTAATCGTATTGTGAATGAGGTGAAGCATGTGAATCGGGTGGTGTATGATATTACGAGTAAGCCTCCGGGGACGATTGAGTTTGAGTAG
- a CDS encoding aminotransferase class I/II-fold pyridoxal phosphate-dependent enzyme, producing the protein MKFSKRMETLTESVFSKLDEEKQRMLSNGKPVYDFTIGSPNIAPSKAVMDALITTAQQPESYMYSLHDTKEFRETIQKWYKTRYQIELNPETEILSLQGSQEGLAHVALALCDEGDIVLIPSPSYPIFANGPKIAGAQLYEMPMLKEHEYLIQFDAIPKEIADRAKMMIVSYPNNPTGATAPDTFYEKLIQFAKEHEIIVIHDTAYSNLVFDGEEGKSFLYYEGAKDIGIEFNSFSKTYGMAGARIGICVGNSEIVGILRKLKSNIDYGMFLPIQKAAIAALTQDQSIVKETRVTYQKRRNRIVEGAKEAGWEIEACKSTMFLWAQIPAGYGNSEDFAMQLLKKSGMLVTPGSSFGAYGEGFVRIALVQSDDVIEQALQALKDSRFFLK; encoded by the coding sequence ATGAAATTTTCCAAACGAATGGAAACACTTACGGAAAGTGTGTTCAGTAAGCTGGATGAAGAAAAGCAGAGAATGCTCAGCAATGGTAAGCCGGTATATGACTTTACAATTGGATCACCTAATATCGCACCTAGTAAAGCAGTTATGGACGCATTGATAACAACCGCTCAACAGCCTGAAAGTTATATGTATTCCTTGCATGATACAAAGGAATTCAGAGAAACTATTCAGAAATGGTATAAAACACGTTATCAGATAGAACTAAATCCAGAAACAGAAATATTATCACTTCAGGGTTCACAGGAAGGTCTGGCCCATGTTGCACTCGCATTATGTGATGAGGGTGACATTGTGTTAATTCCCTCACCGAGTTATCCGATCTTTGCGAATGGACCTAAAATAGCCGGAGCTCAGCTTTACGAAATGCCAATGCTGAAAGAGCATGAATACCTTATACAATTTGACGCAATTCCAAAGGAAATCGCAGACAGAGCAAAAATGATGATTGTATCCTATCCAAATAACCCAACCGGCGCAACAGCTCCGGATACATTTTATGAAAAACTGATTCAGTTTGCGAAAGAACATGAGATCATTGTAATTCATGATACGGCCTATAGTAATCTCGTGTTTGATGGAGAAGAAGGAAAAAGCTTTTTATATTATGAGGGCGCAAAGGACATAGGCATAGAATTCAATTCCTTCAGTAAGACCTATGGCATGGCAGGAGCACGCATTGGTATATGTGTAGGTAACTCGGAAATTGTTGGTATTCTGAGAAAACTGAAAAGTAATATAGATTATGGTATGTTTTTACCGATTCAAAAAGCTGCAATAGCTGCTCTGACACAGGATCAAAGCATTGTGAAAGAAACACGCGTGACATATCAGAAAAGAAGAAACCGTATTGTCGAGGGAGCGAAGGAAGCAGGCTGGGAAATTGAAGCATGTAAGAGTACCATGTTCTTATGGGCTCAGATACCGGCTGGTTACGGTAACAGTGAAGATTTTGCCATGCAACTGTTAAAAAAAAGCGGTATGCTTGTAACTCCTGGCAGTTCCTTTGGTGCATATGGTGAAGGCTTCGTGCGTATTGCGTTAGTACAGAGTGATGATGTAATTGAACAGGCACTGCAGGCTCTAAAGGACAGCCGTTTCTTTCTAAAATGA
- a CDS encoding dipeptidase, producing MKTLIAIGGGSFQKQETRAIDMYAIARCGKSKPRVLFLPLASRDDQGYAKRFKQYYRTLGCEVQALRLLHTKLHIEEIYDTFRRQDIIYLGAGDTTFLMEQLQLRKLDLLLHELADLGIVICGLSAGANVLFEYGYSNITTDRYDIVNGTGLIKGAFCPHYQKQERKAFDTIYLKLGLQRICCKDNQAYVVEDEKAFFLE from the coding sequence ATGAAAACACTGATAGCAATTGGAGGCGGCAGCTTTCAAAAACAGGAAACAAGAGCTATTGATATGTACGCGATAGCAAGATGTGGAAAGTCAAAACCGCGTGTATTGTTCCTGCCGCTTGCAAGCAGGGACGATCAGGGATATGCCAAGCGCTTTAAGCAGTATTATCGAACCCTTGGCTGTGAGGTGCAAGCATTACGGCTTCTGCATACCAAACTGCATATTGAAGAAATCTATGATACATTTCGCAGACAGGATATAATATATCTCGGGGCCGGCGATACCACATTTCTTATGGAACAACTGCAGTTACGCAAGCTGGATTTGCTGTTGCATGAGCTGGCTGATCTGGGAATTGTTATATGCGGACTCAGCGCCGGAGCAAATGTGTTATTTGAATATGGCTACAGTAATATTACAACGGATCGTTATGATATCGTAAACGGAACCGGGTTGATCAAGGGAGCTTTTTGTCCGCACTATCAAAAGCAGGAGCGGAAAGCATTTGATACAATTTACCTGAAGCTTGGTTTACAGAGGATTTGCTGTAAAGATAATCAAGCTTATGTTGTAGAGGACGAGAAAGCGTTTTTTCTGGAATGA
- a CDS encoding NCS2 family permease, translating to MLEKIFKLNTKKTSVKTEVLAGITTFLAMAYILGVNPSILHDAGMDRASVFMATAISAGFASIVMGLVANYPVALAAGMGVNALFAYTICGQMGMSWQAALAGVFISGLIFIVISVTGIRKAIINAIPKQLKMAIGAGIGFFIAFVGLKNAGIVAGSASTFVTIGDFSNPTVLLALFGILLTIALIVKKVPAAVFVGMVITAVIGIVCGAVFQLKGMPALPDNFFEMNFHLNAAGSFVDGIGELFANPLNAFIVIFSFLFVDFFDTAGTLVAVANRIGLVNEKGELENVERALVADAVGTVAGAALGTSTVTSFVESTSGVEVGGRTGLTACTTGILFFVSILFAPIVLSAVTNAVTAPALVVVGILMAQQLKEIEWDNMIYATAGFITVIMMILTYSISNGIAFGFIAYAIAMTAAGKAKEVHITVWVLMVIFLIYFALPQFM from the coding sequence ATGTTAGAAAAGATATTTAAGTTAAACACGAAGAAGACTTCTGTTAAAACTGAAGTACTTGCCGGAATTACCACCTTTCTGGCTATGGCCTATATATTAGGTGTAAACCCGTCCATTCTGCATGATGCCGGTATGGATCGCGCATCTGTTTTTATGGCTACTGCTATCTCTGCAGGCTTTGCCTCCATTGTTATGGGGCTGGTCGCAAATTATCCGGTTGCCTTAGCTGCAGGTATGGGGGTTAATGCATTATTCGCCTATACGATTTGCGGACAGATGGGAATGAGCTGGCAGGCTGCGCTGGCTGGCGTATTTATTTCCGGTCTGATTTTTATCGTGATTTCGGTTACTGGTATCCGTAAGGCAATCATCAATGCCATTCCAAAGCAGTTGAAAATGGCGATTGGTGCCGGTATTGGTTTCTTTATTGCTTTTGTTGGACTGAAAAATGCTGGTATTGTTGCCGGTAGTGCATCTACTTTTGTAACAATCGGTGATTTTTCAAATCCTACGGTATTGCTTGCACTGTTTGGTATACTGCTTACCATTGCTCTGATTGTAAAGAAGGTTCCTGCTGCTGTTTTTGTGGGCATGGTAATTACGGCTGTAATCGGAATTGTGTGCGGAGCTGTATTCCAATTAAAGGGTATGCCGGCACTTCCTGATAACTTCTTTGAAATGAATTTCCATCTGAATGCGGCTGGCTCTTTTGTAGATGGTATTGGAGAATTGTTTGCGAATCCGTTGAATGCATTTATCGTTATTTTCTCCTTCCTGTTTGTTGATTTCTTCGATACTGCAGGTACTCTGGTTGCAGTTGCGAACCGGATTGGACTGGTAAATGAGAAGGGGGAATTGGAGAATGTGGAGCGTGCGCTGGTAGCTGATGCGGTAGGTACTGTTGCCGGAGCTGCTTTAGGTACCTCAACGGTTACTTCCTTTGTGGAATCTACTTCTGGTGTTGAAGTTGGTGGCAGAACGGGTTTGACCGCATGTACGACGGGAATTCTGTTCTTTGTATCCATTCTGTTTGCCCCAATTGTATTATCTGCTGTGACCAATGCAGTAACTGCTCCTGCTCTTGTCGTTGTGGGAATTTTGATGGCTCAGCAGTTAAAGGAAATCGAATGGGATAATATGATTTATGCGACTGCCGGTTTCATTACTGTAATCATGATGATTCTGACGTATTCCATTTCCAATGGTATTGCATTTGGATTTATCGCCTATGCAATTGCGATGACAGCTGCCGGTAAAGCGAAGGAAGTTCACATCACGGTATGGGTATTGATGGTGATTTTCCTAATCTATTTTGCACTGCCGCAATTTATGTAG